The Neochlamydia sp. S13 genome has a segment encoding these proteins:
- a CDS encoding IS5 family transposase, with the protein MEKKLNYRIRNWSDYNKALEQRGSITLWFSDETIKGWRENKSTGKKGRPRIYSADAILCVLMIRAVYHLPLRAVRGFVSSLITLLALGLPVPCYTRICRRAKELGQELTKLSRKRPTDIVFDSTGVKVYGEGEWKVRQHGKVKRRTWRKIHLSVCPDSHEIILSELTTSNKADDLVASQMIPKLPKSVKTTYGDGAYDRQAFYRSSYVRGIDPVVPPRRGGRLSQETDKPWMKKRNDNLKVIQGLGGDNEARQLWKKLSGYHRRSLAETAM; encoded by the coding sequence ATGGAAAAAAAGCTTAACTATCGCATACGTAACTGGTCCGATTATAACAAAGCTTTAGAACAAAGAGGAAGCATAACTTTATGGTTTTCGGATGAAACCATTAAAGGATGGAGGGAAAATAAAAGCACGGGGAAGAAGGGCCGTCCAAGAATTTACTCTGCTGACGCTATCCTATGCGTGTTGATGATTAGAGCGGTTTATCATTTACCCCTCCGTGCTGTGCGAGGGTTTGTGTCATCGCTGATTACTTTGCTGGCTTTGGGATTGCCTGTTCCTTGTTATACCCGCATTTGTAGGCGTGCTAAAGAGCTTGGGCAAGAGCTTACAAAGCTAAGCCGTAAGCGTCCGACAGACATAGTCTTTGATTCCACTGGAGTGAAAGTTTATGGTGAAGGAGAGTGGAAAGTACGCCAGCATGGCAAAGTAAAGCGGAGGACTTGGAGAAAGATTCACTTAAGCGTTTGCCCAGACTCGCATGAGATTATTTTGAGTGAATTAACAACTAGCAATAAAGCTGATGATTTAGTGGCGAGCCAAATGATCCCCAAGCTGCCAAAGAGCGTAAAGACCACTTACGGAGATGGTGCTTATGATAGACAAGCTTTCTATCGATCCTCTTATGTTCGGGGGATAGATCCTGTAGTGCCTCCAAGAAGAGGAGGAAGGCTAAGCCAAGAGACGGACAAACCTTGGATGAAAAAAAGGAATGATAACTTAAAAGTCATTCAAGGCTTGGGTGGAGATAATGAGGCTAGGCAGCTTTGGAAAAAGCTTAGTGGCTATCATAGAAGATCGCTTGCCGAAACGGCGATGTAG
- a CDS encoding AMP-binding protein codes for MIKINWQSAESHLLLNPRLPVIKPSLWETGKMLINKFERHIWLTTSGSSQQKLVALSKDALLASAQAVNHHLQATSTDIWINPLPLFHVGGLAIQARGYLSGAAVDTFATKWSVRHFYEMLLAKKGTLTALVPAQVYDLVVNKLPAPKSLRAVIVGGGALQGSLYTQARELGWPLLPSYGLTECSSQVATASLHSLSTSQFPPLEILPHVQVKTNEKGCFCLSSPALLTAYASFKAEEWQLIYPVAEGWLVTEDVGTLHHNLLKLKGRKGDFIKIGGENVEVGRLEEILEGIKLEQGIHTDMVLGAIPDERLGYAIHLFSTTPLVQSVQTLYDQRVLPFERIRKVHILQAIPRSPLKKLLRGELIRLASQSY; via the coding sequence ATGATTAAGATTAACTGGCAGTCTGCTGAATCGCATCTATTGTTAAATCCTCGTCTCCCTGTAATAAAACCTTCGCTCTGGGAGACAGGAAAAATGCTTATCAATAAATTTGAGAGGCATATATGGTTAACCACCTCGGGATCCTCGCAACAAAAACTGGTGGCCCTTTCTAAAGATGCTTTATTAGCTTCTGCCCAAGCAGTTAACCATCATCTTCAGGCTACCTCAACGGACATTTGGATTAATCCTTTACCTTTATTTCATGTGGGAGGTCTAGCTATCCAAGCACGTGGGTATTTAAGCGGAGCAGCAGTTGACACTTTCGCTACAAAATGGTCAGTGCGGCATTTTTATGAAATGCTTTTAGCTAAAAAAGGAACATTAACTGCTCTTGTGCCTGCACAAGTTTATGATCTAGTGGTCAATAAATTACCAGCCCCTAAAAGCTTGCGTGCAGTTATAGTAGGAGGAGGGGCGCTACAAGGATCCTTGTATACCCAAGCACGTGAATTAGGTTGGCCCTTGCTGCCTAGCTACGGATTAACTGAATGCTCTTCTCAGGTGGCCACGGCTAGTTTACATAGCCTTTCTACTTCTCAATTTCCCCCCTTAGAAATCCTTCCTCATGTACAAGTCAAAACAAATGAGAAAGGATGCTTTTGTCTTTCTAGCCCTGCTTTATTAACTGCTTATGCCTCTTTTAAAGCAGAGGAGTGGCAGCTTATCTATCCTGTAGCAGAGGGGTGGCTTGTTACTGAAGATGTCGGCACCCTACATCACAATCTTTTAAAGTTAAAGGGCAGAAAAGGGGATTTCATAAAAATTGGAGGAGAAAATGTAGAAGTAGGACGCTTGGAAGAAATTTTGGAAGGAATAAAGTTAGAGCAAGGCATCCATACAGATATGGTGCTAGGAGCTATTCCAGATGAGCGGTTAGGGTATGCCATTCATTTATTTAGCACTACTCCTTTAGTACAATCTGTGCAAACTTTATATGATCAACGCGTACTGCCATTTGAACGTATTAGAAAGGTGCATATTTTACAAGCCATTCCCCGCTCACCTCTCAAAAAATTGTTAAGAGGGGAGTTAATTCGCCTTGCATCCCAGTCTTATTAA
- the ubiE gene encoding bifunctional demethylmenaquinone methyltransferase/2-methoxy-6-polyprenyl-1,4-benzoquinol methylase UbiE yields MNFYNKDNPESLQQMFGSIAQQYDKTNAILSFQMHRLWNKKLIWAVMKNQNPSTYLDLCCGTGEIAFKYLNKRSLPCKAYLLDFCPEMLYCAKERANHLNLQPHTLTYLQADAQKIPLAEESIESVTLAYGIRNIPHPQQCFNEIYRVLNTGGTVGILELTQPTQPLIKAGHKLYLKTILPIMGQLVTSNRKAYEYLCNSIRSFISPQELESMLKIAGFKQTSVITLMGGIATILVAKKGN; encoded by the coding sequence ATGAACTTTTACAATAAGGATAATCCAGAGTCTCTTCAGCAAATGTTTGGGAGCATCGCTCAGCAATATGATAAAACTAATGCTATACTTTCTTTTCAAATGCATAGATTGTGGAACAAAAAACTTATTTGGGCTGTAATGAAAAACCAAAACCCTTCCACTTACTTAGACTTATGCTGTGGCACTGGAGAAATTGCTTTTAAATATTTAAATAAGCGCTCTTTACCTTGTAAGGCTTACCTACTAGACTTTTGTCCAGAAATGCTTTATTGTGCTAAAGAAAGAGCGAACCATTTAAATCTTCAACCTCATACCCTTACTTATTTGCAAGCCGATGCTCAGAAAATCCCTTTGGCTGAGGAATCTATTGAAAGCGTTACGCTAGCCTATGGGATCCGTAATATTCCCCACCCTCAGCAATGTTTTAATGAAATTTATCGGGTGCTAAATACTGGAGGCACCGTAGGGATTTTAGAACTTACGCAACCTACACAGCCATTGATAAAGGCTGGACATAAATTATATTTAAAAACTATTTTGCCTATCATGGGCCAATTAGTAACTTCTAATCGCAAAGCCTATGAATATTTGTGTAATAGCATTCGTTCATTCATATCCCCTCAAGAATTAGAGAGCATGCTTAAAATAGCAGGATTTAAGCAAACTTCTGTGATTACCCTTATGGGCGGCATCGCTACCATTCTGGTCGCTAAAAAAGGTAATTAA
- a CDS encoding DUF3604 domain-containing protein, with amino-acid sequence MRRSICYCEPASAQAGEVNNWKFVYTSATSLPKGTRLKFDMLSNGRDIDWQIPSSNVKKITNIIYGELESGKIISAKEVSSAAHFTPDFEFILPSALEAGSNFTIVIGTTDIKKANKEGNRAQTNSQRRRPFNIYIDPTGQGNYGEPEVFCLDIKGNTLCSIRVVAPSYVTRNKRFDVIVRFEDQYGNLTSDAPDETLIELSYEHLRENLNWKLFVPETGFIALPNLYFNEPGIYTIRLLNTYTQQVFQSPPIKCFADNNKSVFWGILHGESERIDSTENIENCLRHFRDDKGMNFFGASPFESQEETSNEMWKLISQNLLEFDENDRFTTFLGTQWSGIPEEEGTRQIVFTKDHKQPLRKKDAKYSTLKKIYKSFSPKEIISIPTFTMGKGYEYNFKNFDPDYERVVEIYNAWGSSECLKKEGNLRPIQSHGKVGVQESAEGSIQKALLNNCRFGFVAGGLDDRGIYAPFFEGDQVQYSPGLTAIIAAEHTRASLAEALYTRSCYATTGERIIVGLYIAGMPMGSEISTAQKHGLLINRHISGFVAGTTRLKSVEIIRNGKVLKSFHPESYSLDFTFDDMTPLETVTVASKDKKPPFVFYYIRVVQEDGHMAWSSPIWVDYVPSAPKRPVSKNAKPTVKLESLKIAEEEEEDNDFDYEDDEDDDE; translated from the coding sequence ATGCGTCGATCTATTTGCTATTGTGAACCGGCCTCTGCTCAAGCGGGAGAAGTTAATAATTGGAAGTTTGTTTATACTTCTGCCACCTCTCTTCCTAAAGGTACACGCCTAAAATTTGATATGCTGAGTAATGGTCGAGATATCGATTGGCAAATTCCAAGCTCTAATGTCAAAAAGATAACCAATATTATCTATGGAGAGCTTGAAAGTGGCAAAATAATTTCCGCAAAGGAAGTATCCTCAGCAGCTCACTTTACCCCGGATTTTGAATTTATTCTACCCAGTGCCTTAGAAGCCGGTAGCAACTTTACTATAGTGATTGGTACTACCGATATTAAAAAAGCTAATAAAGAAGGCAATCGGGCCCAGACAAATTCTCAACGTAGGCGACCATTCAATATTTATATAGATCCAACCGGGCAAGGAAACTATGGTGAACCAGAAGTGTTTTGCTTAGATATAAAAGGCAATACTCTCTGTTCGATTCGCGTAGTAGCTCCTTCTTATGTTACGCGTAATAAACGCTTTGATGTTATCGTGCGCTTTGAAGATCAATATGGAAATTTAACCAGTGATGCACCTGACGAAACACTCATAGAGCTTTCTTATGAACATTTACGCGAAAATCTCAATTGGAAATTATTTGTTCCTGAAACTGGCTTTATTGCTCTTCCTAATCTTTACTTTAATGAGCCAGGTATCTATACGATCCGGCTTTTAAATACCTATACGCAGCAAGTCTTCCAATCTCCTCCTATTAAATGTTTTGCAGATAATAATAAAAGTGTTTTTTGGGGAATCTTGCATGGCGAATCAGAAAGAATTGACTCCACAGAAAATATTGAGAATTGTTTACGTCACTTTCGAGATGATAAGGGGATGAATTTCTTTGGAGCCTCTCCATTTGAAAGTCAGGAGGAGACTTCTAATGAGATGTGGAAGCTTATTAGCCAAAACCTCTTAGAGTTTGATGAAAATGATCGTTTTACTACCTTTCTAGGAACTCAGTGGTCTGGAATCCCTGAAGAAGAAGGAACACGGCAAATTGTCTTCACTAAAGACCATAAACAACCTTTACGTAAAAAAGATGCTAAATATAGTACTCTTAAAAAGATTTATAAAAGTTTTTCTCCTAAAGAAATTATCTCTATCCCTACTTTTACTATGGGCAAAGGTTATGAATATAACTTCAAAAATTTTGATCCAGACTATGAAAGAGTGGTAGAAATTTACAATGCTTGGGGCTCTTCTGAATGTCTGAAGAAAGAAGGGAATTTACGTCCCATCCAATCGCATGGAAAAGTAGGAGTGCAAGAAAGTGCAGAAGGCTCTATTCAAAAAGCTCTTTTAAATAATTGTCGCTTTGGATTCGTGGCAGGAGGCTTGGATGATCGTGGTATTTATGCACCTTTTTTTGAAGGAGATCAGGTCCAATATTCTCCCGGGTTAACAGCAATTATTGCCGCGGAGCATACCCGTGCTTCTTTAGCTGAAGCTCTTTATACACGTTCTTGTTATGCCACCACTGGAGAGAGAATTATTGTTGGTTTATATATAGCAGGTATGCCAATGGGTAGCGAGATTTCTACCGCTCAAAAGCATGGACTACTTATTAATAGACATATCTCAGGCTTTGTTGCCGGCACTACCCGCTTAAAATCTGTGGAAATTATACGCAATGGAAAAGTTCTTAAATCTTTTCATCCGGAAAGCTACAGCTTAGATTTTACCTTTGATGATATGACTCCTTTAGAGACCGTTACAGTAGCTAGCAAAGATAAAAAACCGCCCTTTGTTTTTTATTATATTAGAGTGGTGCAAGAAGATGGCCACATGGCTTGGTCTTCTCCCATCTGGGTAGATTATGTCCCTAGTGCACCTAAACGCCCCGTTTCTAAAAATGCTAAGCCTACCGTAAAATTAGAATCTCTCAAGATTGCTGAAGAAGAGGAAGAGGATAATGATTTTGATTATGAAGATGATGAGGATGATGACGAATAA
- a CDS encoding type IV toxin-antitoxin system AbiEi family antitoxin domain-containing protein, whose protein sequence is MKKKSKLELALAAFRKQGGILTMSEAIAIGIHRRELYTLRDRGDLEIVSRGLYRLVEMPAPSLPDFIPVAKKIPRGVICLISALAFHEITTQIPHFVYVALPSQTHKPAISYPPMRYFWYTEELLKTGVQEHAIDGCIFKIFDIEKTLVDCVKFRNKIGMDVVLEALKMYWHSRKTNLDKLFEYAKLFRVKKILKPIMETIVSG, encoded by the coding sequence ATGAAAAAAAAATCAAAGCTTGAATTAGCACTTGCAGCATTTCGGAAGCAAGGAGGAATTCTTACTATGTCGGAAGCTATTGCTATAGGTATACATCGACGGGAACTTTATACCCTTCGAGATAGAGGAGATTTAGAAATTGTTAGCAGAGGCTTATATCGATTAGTCGAAATGCCTGCCCCTTCTTTGCCTGACTTTATTCCCGTTGCTAAAAAGATTCCAAGGGGGGTCATTTGTCTTATTTCTGCTCTAGCATTTCATGAGATCACTACTCAAATTCCTCACTTCGTTTACGTTGCTTTACCAAGTCAGACCCATAAGCCTGCCATCTCTTACCCACCCATGCGCTATTTTTGGTATACTGAAGAGCTACTAAAAACAGGAGTTCAAGAACACGCAATTGATGGGTGTATATTTAAGATTTTTGACATAGAAAAAACCTTGGTTGATTGTGTGAAATTTCGCAACAAAATCGGCATGGATGTCGTTCTTGAGGCGCTAAAGATGTATTGGCACAGCAGAAAGACAAATTTAGATAAACTCTTTGAATATGCTAAATTATTTCGTGTTAAGAAGATTCTAAAGCCAATTATGGAGACGATTGTCAGTGGATAA
- a CDS encoding nucleotidyl transferase AbiEii/AbiGii toxin family protein: MDKAVEKPRKNLGESIRQRLKNLSEQRNRPFDEILRYYAIERFLYRLSLSPYAEKFFLKGGLMLKVWDSMDHRATMDIDLLARTSNQIDNLQRIITEVSGMSCEEDGISFDTQKLILRNTQTGGDYNGVSSSFSAKLFTTKMPVLIDIGFNDVIIPKPQRIQYPTLLGMPKPVLLGYTLETVIAEKLESIVKLALVNTRMKDFYDLWTILRHHEIKPEKLNVALREVFANRKTPLQRPIAFTRAFYDTKETQQRWNNFLSTMGKQEVKFEDVILELSKYINNFFEN; the protein is encoded by the coding sequence GTGGATAAAGCTGTTGAAAAACCTAGAAAGAATCTTGGCGAGTCGATACGTCAACGGTTAAAGAATCTATCGGAGCAAAGAAATCGGCCATTTGATGAAATTCTCCGCTACTATGCTATAGAACGATTTTTGTATCGCCTTAGCCTTAGTCCTTATGCAGAGAAATTTTTTCTTAAAGGTGGCCTCATGCTGAAAGTCTGGGATTCAATGGATCATCGCGCCACTATGGATATCGATCTACTTGCTAGAACATCTAACCAGATTGATAATTTACAACGCATCATTACAGAAGTTTCAGGAATGAGTTGCGAGGAAGATGGGATCTCTTTTGACACGCAAAAACTCATACTTCGTAATACACAAACTGGTGGGGATTACAACGGTGTAAGTAGTAGTTTCTCGGCAAAGTTATTCACGACAAAAATGCCTGTTCTTATTGACATTGGATTTAATGATGTCATCATCCCCAAACCTCAGCGTATTCAATATCCCACGCTTCTTGGAATGCCAAAACCAGTCTTGCTAGGCTATACTTTAGAAACTGTTATAGCGGAAAAACTAGAATCAATTGTAAAGCTTGCTCTTGTGAATACTCGGATGAAAGATTTTTACGATCTCTGGACTATCTTAAGACATCATGAAATTAAACCCGAAAAGTTAAATGTTGCCCTTCGCGAAGTGTTTGCAAACCGCAAAACTCCTTTACAGCGTCCGATAGCATTTACACGGGCCTTTTATGACACCAAGGAAACTCAGCAACGTTGGAATAACTTTCTTTCTACCATGGGTAAACAGGAAGTTAAATTTGAGGATGTCATTTTGGAGCTATCAAAATACATAAATAATTTTTTTGAAAACTGA